One Malassezia restricta chromosome III, complete sequence DNA segment encodes these proteins:
- a CDS encoding zinc metalloprotease — protein sequence MRQALCRFWTSFLYRRRFYHAMAPSVDSEVIGSFRRLAREPLPYAPDLVVEKWRSTASGLTVLWAQFDNPLLNAYITVASEIFTDSGVPHTLEHLVFLGSQQYPYKGVLDSLANRAFAQGTNAWTANDHTAYTLTTAGSDGFLRMLPVYCDHVFFPTLTDAGFVTEVYHINGKLEDAGVVYSEMQGRENSSADLMELKTQRMLYPRSSAYRSETGGLMSALRVLTIDEIRQYHAKYYAPHNAAIVLCGPLDREKLFATLQGIDERFVQLGVAHGEHGPAGWKRPFVETGSAIPPVIDGSVLAGHGVDDADPPAHPHRRRVFVEFPERDESIGEVQVSWIGPTLEENLELHALDVLSTYLTDSPVSPVQREFVERDEPLSTDVYFGNSERAGKSVLSAWFSGVPSSQLDELDGHLDQLLRRVLAEGIDMTRMKTVLSRERIRLLSQLEMRPADCFADVLIHDFLYGKRDGQGLATTLDDMSRFDALDKFTNEAWLDVLRRYFIDNPRLVVVGRPSASLVTRLKDETQGRVAQRREAWGERGAHECDQKLQHARQENDVPIPPNMLDSFPIPSSDTIEWIKVSTAACGPRTTEQEPLYEAATPDDERLQAHIDGDAPAPPFSIQFDHIPSKFVLVSVVIGTDSVPPELRAYLTLYLSMVFSLPIRRQNGEWLAYEDVVKQLDEDVLEYDAAIGIGSSFSESVAIELKAPAAHYAKVVSWVYDLLWRSEFAPERVRVAAAKLAQSLPEQKRDGRMVAWSLSRSMLYSNTHSSCEANTILRQAQRVPDMVDALQDDPTQVIEHLNTIRASLLQPEHVRISVAGNIFDIPHPVEPWRACLPPGSATQLCPLPWGKDVSTELGKKPQREGRMCALPAIESSYAVFTSHGLCGYRDPDYAPLVITLTILNAMESFLWRYIRGAGLAYGASIRNDAESEQIHFILYRAPNAAKAFSEGRKVIEALAYGTPLDDGSRVAFDETMLESAKSSLHFSIADAEGTVGAAALESFVDVRLKRMGRGRGKRLLQQASSVTLDDVQRCMQQYIMPIFDASTSVCAVSCSLSTAPSIRDALQAHGYVMNDVDMPGGASDASSDSASDSGSDA from the coding sequence TTTCTACCACGCGATGGCACCCAGCGTGGACAGTGAGGTCATAGGCTCGTTCCGACGCCTTGCGCGCGAACCCCTGCCGTATGCACCGGACCTCGTAGTGGAAAAatggcgcagcacagcgTCGGGGCTGACCGTATTGTGGGCGCAGTTTGACAACCCATTGCTGAATGCCTACATAACAGTGGCCTCAGAGATTTTCACGGATAGCGGTGTGCCCCATACGCTGGAACACCTGGTGTTCCTGGGAAGCCAGCAGTATCCATACAAGGGCGTGCTCGACAGTCTTGCGAACCGCGCCTTTGCTCAGGGAACAAACGCGTGGACAGCGAACGATCACACAGCTTACACGCTCACGACAGCAGGGTCCGATGGTTTCCTGCGTATGCTGCCTGTGTACTGCGATCACGTCTTCTTCCCCACACTCACAGATGCAGGATTTGTCACGGAAGTATACCATATCAATGGCAAGCTGGAAGACGCGGGCGTCGTGTACTCTGAAATGCAGGGCCGCGAAAATTCGAGCGCTGACTTAATGGAGCTCaagacgcagcgcatgctgtACCCGCGCTCATCTGCCTACCGGAGCGAAACTGGCGGTCTCATGTCGGCCCTGCGTGTTCTGACCATCGATGAGATCCGGCAGTACCATGCCAAGTATTATGCGCCACACAATGCTGCTATTGTCTTGTGTGGTCCACTTGACCGCGAAAAACTCTTTGCTACCCTgcagggcatcgacgaACGGTTCGTTCAGCTtggcgtggcgcatggcgaGCATGGCCCCGCTGGCTGGAAGCGACCCTTTGTCGAAACAGGCAGCGCTATACCACCAGTCATCGATGGCTCGGTGTTGGCTGGTCACGGCGTGGACGATGCTGACCCGCCGGCTCATCCCCATCGCCGACGCGTGTTTGTCGAGTTTCCCGAGCGTGACGAGAGTATCGGCGAAGTACAGGTCTCGTGGATCGGCCCAACGCTGGAAGAGAATCTGGAGCTGCATGCCCTAGATGTCCTGAGCACGTATTTGACGGACTCGCCAGTGAGTCCAGTGCAGCGCGAAtttgtcgagcgcgacgagccTCTGAGCACCGATGTGTACTTTGGCAACAGCGAGCGTGCAGGCAAGTCGGTCCTGTCTGCCTGGTTCAGTGGTGTGCCTTCGTCccagctggacgagctTGATGGTCATCTAgatcagctgctgcgccgcgtccttGCCGAGGGCATCGACATGACTCGCATGAAGACGGTGCTGTCTCGCGAACGCATACGTTTACTGAGTCAACTGGAAATGCGCCCAGCTGACTGCTTTGCCGACGTGCTCATCCACGACTTTTTGTACGGAAAGAGGGACGGCCAAGGTCTTGCTACGACGCTCGATGATATGAGCCGCTTCGACGCTCTGGACAAGTTCACAAACGAGGCATGGCTCGACGTACTCCGTCGCTACTTTATCGACAACCCACGCCTCGTCGTAGTAGGCCGACCATCTGCATCGCTTGTCACACGACTCAAGGACGAGACACAAGGCCGCGTCGCCCAACGTCGCGAGGCATGGGGCGAACGAGGCGCACATGAATGCGATCAAAAACTCCAGCATGCCCGCCAGGAGAACGACGTGCCGATTCCGCCCAACATGCTCGACTCGTTCCCCATTCCCTCGAGCGATACGATCGAATGGATCAAGGTATCAACCGCTGCCTGTGGCCCGCGTACGACGGAGCAAGAACCCTTGTATGAAGCTGCCACGCCcgatgacgagcgcctgcaaGCCCACATTGATGGCGATGCACCGGCCCCGCCTTTTTCTATCCAATTCGACCACATTCCCTCCAAGTTTGTCCTTGTATCTGTCGTGATCGGCACCGACAGTGTGCCGCctgagctgcgtgcctATCTTACCTTATACCTGTCCATGGTCTTCTCCCTGCCGATTCGGCGCCAAAATGGGGAATGGCTCGCGTACGAAGACGTGgtcaagcagctcgatgaGGATGTGCTCGAGTACGATGCTGCCATCGGTATCGGCTCGAGCTTCTCGGAATCGGTGGCGATTGAGCTCAaagcgcctgcagcgcactACGCCAAGGTCGTATCTTGGGTATACGACTtgctgtggcgcagcgAATTCGCTCCTGAGCGCGTTCGTGTAGCAGCAGCCAAGCTCGCCCAGTCCCTTCCGGAACAAAAGCGCGATGGGCGTATGGTGGCTTGGTCGCTGTCTCGCTCTATGCTCTACTCCAACACACACTCTTCGTGTGAGGCCAACACGATCTTGCGtcaggcgcagcgcgtaCCAGACAtggtcgatgcgctgcaagACGATCCCACGCAGGTCATCGAACACCTCAACACCAttcgcgcatcgctcttGCAACCGgagcatgtgcgcatcAGCGTGGCGGGCAACATTTTCGACATTCCCCACCCGGTAgagccatggcgcgcgtgtcTGCCGCCAGGCTCTGCCACCCAGCTTTGTCCTCTGCCATGGGGCAAGGACGTGTCCACGGAGCTGGGCAAAAAGCCGCAGCGGGAGGGCCGGATGTGTGCGCTGCCTGCGATTGAAAGCTCGTATGCCGTGTTCACGTCGCATGGTCTTTGTGGCTACAGGGACCCAGACTATGCGCCGCTTGTCATTACCCTCACGATCCTCAATGCAATGGAATCATTCCTCTGGCGCTATATCCGTGGTGCCGGTCTGGCGTACGGCGCATCGATCCGAAACGACGCCGAGTCGGAGCAGATCCACTTTATTCTGTACCGCGCGCCCAACGCTGCCAAGGCCTTTAGCGAGGGCCGCAAAGtcatcgaggcgcttgcgtatggcacgccgctggacgatgGGTCGCGCGTGGCATTCGACGAAACGATGCTGGAATCGGCCAAGTCGAGTCTGCACTTTAGCATCGCAGATGCGGAAGGCACggtcggcgccgcggccctCGAGAGCTTTGTCGATGTGCGCTTGAAGCGCATGGGCCGGGGCCGGGGCAAGCGActgctccagcaggccAGCTCTGTgacgctggacgacgtgcagcGGTGCATGCAGCAGTACATTATGCCGATTTTTGACG